The following proteins come from a genomic window of Oscillatoria sp. FACHB-1407:
- the malQ gene encoding 4-alpha-glucanotransferase codes for MGFQRASGVLLHPTSLPSPHGIGDLGASAYAFVDFLERSGQRLWQILPLGPTGYEHSPYTMNFSAFAGNPLMISLEQLAQEGLLNRDELVPLTDANPEQVDFDRVIPHKFEFLKRAFDRFQTSRNTDQQAEFEQFCQQQSWWLDDFVLFMALLDANGGKPWSQWEPAIARRDPAALQAQSEKLAENIQFQQFLQFKFFEQWSRLRAYANQRNIQIIGDVSIYVCHNSSDVWANPELFKLDPQTLEPAYIAGVPPDYFSETGQLWGNPVYEWERSQQTQFDWWIKRFKATLLYVDLVRVDHFRGFEAYWQVRAGEPTAINGEWVKAPGQEFFETLQERLGSLPILAEDLGIITPEVEELRDRFHFPGMRILMFAFDGSDSIHLPHHYIQNCIVYSGTHDNDTAIGWWEKASSTEKNRLADYLGYASADDIHDINWVLIRVALASVANSAILPLQDLLGLDGRARMNDPSKIPGNWRWRYTNSDLLTNELSQQLHHLTQLYSRV; via the coding sequence ATGGGTTTTCAACGTGCTAGCGGAGTGCTGTTGCATCCGACCTCATTACCCAGTCCGCATGGCATTGGTGATTTGGGAGCATCTGCTTATGCGTTTGTCGATTTTTTAGAGCGGAGTGGTCAACGATTGTGGCAGATTTTGCCACTGGGTCCAACGGGCTACGAGCATTCCCCCTATACGATGAACTTCAGTGCGTTTGCTGGCAATCCGTTGATGATCAGTCTGGAGCAACTGGCACAGGAAGGATTGTTGAATCGTGATGAATTAGTGCCACTGACAGACGCGAATCCTGAACAGGTAGATTTCGATCGCGTCATTCCCCATAAGTTTGAGTTTCTAAAACGAGCCTTCGATCGCTTCCAAACGTCTCGCAATACCGATCAACAAGCTGAGTTTGAGCAGTTTTGTCAGCAGCAGTCGTGGTGGTTGGATGACTTTGTGTTGTTCATGGCGTTGCTCGATGCGAATGGAGGTAAACCCTGGAGCCAGTGGGAACCTGCGATCGCCCGACGTGATCCTGCTGCGTTGCAAGCGCAATCCGAAAAACTGGCGGAAAACATTCAGTTTCAGCAATTTTTGCAATTCAAATTTTTTGAGCAATGGTCGAGACTACGAGCTTACGCCAATCAGCGCAACATCCAGATTATCGGAGATGTCTCGATTTACGTCTGTCACAACAGTTCCGATGTGTGGGCAAATCCAGAGCTATTTAAGCTCGACCCTCAAACGCTAGAACCCGCTTATATTGCCGGAGTTCCACCGGATTACTTCAGCGAAACGGGGCAACTCTGGGGCAACCCGGTGTATGAATGGGAGCGATCGCAACAGACGCAATTTGACTGGTGGATCAAACGCTTCAAGGCAACACTGCTATATGTTGATCTGGTTCGGGTAGACCACTTCCGGGGATTTGAGGCGTACTGGCAAGTCCGTGCCGGAGAACCCACTGCGATTAATGGGGAATGGGTCAAAGCACCGGGACAGGAGTTCTTTGAAACCCTTCAGGAACGGTTAGGTAGCTTGCCGATCCTGGCAGAAGACTTGGGCATTATTACCCCCGAAGTTGAGGAACTGCGCGATCGCTTCCACTTTCCCGGAATGCGAATTTTGATGTTTGCCTTTGACGGTTCAGACAGCATTCACTTGCCACATCACTACATCCAAAATTGCATCGTCTATTCGGGGACGCATGACAACGATACGGCGATCGGTTGGTGGGAAAAAGCGAGTTCTACTGAGAAAAACCGTCTTGCAGATTATCTCGGTTATGCCAGTGCAGATGATATTCATGACATCAATTGGGTGTTGATTCGTGTGGCATTGGCATCAGTGGCAAATTCTGCCATTTTGCCTTTACAAGATCTGTTAGGTTTGGATGGTCGCGCTCGCATGAACGACCCCAGCAAAATTCCTGGAAACTGGCGTTGGCGATATACCAATTCAGATTTGCTAACAAATGAGTTAAGCCAACAATTGCATCATTTAACGCAGTTATATAGCCGGGTGTGA
- a CDS encoding fasciclin domain-containing protein — protein sequence MTKTNVTFRKLLVGLAGLGLATTMGACAAPESTSTAPTESPIAESVPESPIASQDSANTTLDQVVASDESFSTLNAAIQAAGLETTLSEPGPYTVFAPTNEAFEALPEGTVDQLLLPENREVLQQVLSYHVVPGNVTSADITPGEVTTVEGSPVNINTDAGEVTVGEATVVEPDIIASNGVVHGIDEVLLPPSFQAQ from the coding sequence ATGACTAAGACAAACGTAACCTTCAGAAAACTGCTGGTTGGATTAGCAGGATTGGGTCTGGCTACAACGATGGGAGCTTGTGCGGCTCCAGAATCTACATCTACCGCTCCTACCGAATCGCCGATCGCTGAAAGCGTGCCAGAAAGCCCGATCGCTAGTCAGGATTCTGCTAACACGACTCTGGATCAAGTGGTTGCAAGCGATGAATCTTTTAGCACGTTAAATGCAGCTATCCAGGCAGCAGGTTTAGAGACAACTTTGAGCGAACCTGGACCTTACACTGTTTTTGCTCCTACGAACGAAGCGTTTGAGGCACTTCCTGAAGGAACCGTTGATCAACTTTTGCTGCCTGAAAACAGAGAAGTACTTCAACAAGTGCTGAGTTATCATGTCGTTCCTGGTAATGTAACTTCTGCTGACATTACGCCTGGTGAAGTCACCACCGTAGAAGGATCACCAGTCAACATCAATACGGATGCGGGTGAGGTTACCGTAGGCGAAGCAACGGTTGTAGAGCCAGACATTATCGCCAGCAACGGTGTAGTCCATGGGATCGACGAGGTGCTTTTACCTCCTTCTTTCCAGGCTCAATAG
- a CDS encoding CPCC family cysteine-rich protein, translated as MEYPCPACGFMTFDEPSGSYNLCAVCNWEDDGVQLRFPTMRGGANGENLFEYQQEVLKNLPLSVKEAKGYRRDEQWCPITLDNCQNAEGMPQSGCEYFDSIDAEEPKYYWRA; from the coding sequence ATGGAATATCCGTGTCCCGCTTGCGGCTTCATGACGTTTGATGAGCCGTCCGGCAGCTATAATCTATGCGCCGTTTGCAATTGGGAAGATGATGGTGTGCAGCTACGCTTCCCCACGATGAGAGGCGGTGCTAATGGAGAGAACTTGTTCGAGTATCAGCAGGAAGTGCTCAAGAACTTGCCACTGTCCGTGAAAGAAGCGAAAGGTTATAGGCGTGATGAGCAGTGGTGCCCTATCACGCTAGACAATTGCCAAAATGCAGAAGGAATGCCTCAGAGCGGGTGCGAGTATTTTGATAGCATAGATGCCGAAGAGCCGAAGTATTATTGGCGGGCCTGA
- a CDS encoding alkylmercury lyase family protein: protein MQSKQVNNSILHYTIIKFIIDYGYAPEVNELAQCLKVSEAEVVTRLRNLQDDHGVVLHPNSEKIWVIHPFSLAPTPFLVRCGDREWWGNCAWCSLGIAALLGQDVIITTTLGANSRQIDLHVEDGELMETDLYVHFPIRMVNAWDNVIYTCSTMLVFESESQIDSWSKKHRIQKGDVQPIQKIWEFAKVWYGDHLNPEWKKWTFEEAKAIFDQFGLTNETWKLSVSASRF from the coding sequence ATGCAGAGTAAACAAGTTAACAACTCGATACTGCACTACACAATTATCAAATTCATTATTGATTACGGGTACGCACCAGAAGTAAATGAGCTTGCACAATGCTTGAAAGTATCAGAAGCTGAGGTTGTGACTAGGTTGCGAAATCTTCAGGACGATCACGGAGTTGTACTGCATCCTAATAGCGAAAAAATTTGGGTAATTCATCCATTTTCATTGGCTCCTACTCCTTTCTTGGTTCGTTGTGGCGATCGAGAGTGGTGGGGAAATTGTGCTTGGTGTTCATTAGGTATTGCAGCACTGTTGGGTCAAGATGTCATCATCACTACAACATTAGGAGCTAACAGCAGGCAAATAGATTTGCATGTTGAAGACGGAGAGCTTATGGAAACGGATCTATACGTGCATTTTCCAATCCGGATGGTGAATGCTTGGGATAACGTCATTTATACATGTAGTACGATGCTTGTGTTTGAAAGTGAGAGCCAAATCGACTCATGGTCAAAAAAGCATCGAATCCAGAAAGGAGATGTGCAGCCTATCCAGAAGATTTGGGAGTTCGCTAAAGTTTGGTACGGTGATCACCTCAATCCTGAATGGAAGAAATGGACATTTGAGGAGGCGAAGGCGATATTTGACCAGTTTGGACTGACCAACGAGACATGGAAACTATCTGTCTCAGCTTCAAGGTTTTAG
- a CDS encoding alpha/beta hydrolase family esterase translates to MKKTVFTTVITIALVGVLWLLFKPTQTADRPVTQPPDQPMTQTNNLGSGDHDRTLTVGGLQRTYLVHVPRSYDGNQPYPIVLGFHGGGSDAKQFVFSSGLNETADRENFIAVYPNGTGETVQGYGVFLWNGGSRQPGGTDPNLTNVDDVEFTEALLDDLATVVRMDEKRIYATGLSAGGIMTYRLASELSNRIAAIAPIAASIGTERINPQRPVSVIHFHGTEDEAVPFNGGKGRLDQSGTDFYSVEYSIQSWVKANGCNTQPIVEALPDKADDGTTVIRKTHGGGKADSEVVLIEIEGGGHTWPGREPLPGFEILGKSTEDILANNLMWEFFQKHPMQ, encoded by the coding sequence ATGAAAAAAACTGTATTTACTACCGTTATAACGATTGCCTTAGTGGGAGTGCTGTGGCTATTGTTCAAACCAACACAGACAGCCGATCGCCCTGTTACGCAACCACCGGATCAACCGATGACTCAGACGAACAATCTCGGCAGCGGTGATCACGATCGCACACTGACTGTGGGAGGTTTGCAGCGCACCTATTTAGTCCACGTTCCAAGATCCTATGACGGCAATCAGCCTTATCCAATTGTGCTTGGGTTTCATGGGGGTGGCAGCGACGCCAAACAGTTCGTTTTTTCTTCGGGACTGAATGAAACAGCAGACAGAGAGAATTTCATTGCAGTCTATCCGAATGGCACGGGTGAGACGGTTCAAGGGTATGGGGTATTTCTTTGGAATGGCGGTTCTCGCCAACCGGGTGGAACTGATCCAAACCTTACCAACGTTGACGACGTAGAATTCACTGAAGCACTGTTGGACGATCTCGCTACTGTGGTGAGGATGGATGAGAAACGGATCTATGCCACCGGACTATCGGCGGGAGGCATTATGACCTATCGTCTCGCCTCGGAACTCTCTAACCGCATCGCCGCCATCGCACCGATCGCCGCTTCAATAGGAACGGAGCGGATCAATCCGCAACGCCCCGTCTCAGTGATTCATTTCCACGGTACAGAGGATGAAGCGGTGCCATTTAATGGTGGAAAAGGCAGACTGGATCAATCAGGAACGGATTTTTACTCGGTAGAATACTCAATCCAATCATGGGTCAAAGCGAACGGTTGTAATACACAGCCGATTGTAGAAGCTTTACCGGATAAGGCGGACGACGGCACTACAGTGATTCGCAAAACTCACGGCGGTGGAAAGGCAGATTCTGAAGTCGTGTTGATTGAGATCGAAGGCGGCGGGCACACTTGGCCGGGACGCGAACCCTTACCAGGGTTTGAGATACTGGGTAAATCAACCGAGGACATTTTGGCAAATAATTTGATGTGGGAGTTCTTTCAAAAACACCCGATGCAATAA